Proteins from a genomic interval of Collinsella sp. zg1085:
- a CDS encoding class II fructose-bisphosphate aldolase, whose product MYVTLREVLAEATKLNMAVGAFNTHNLEMLPAIIKVAAEQKTPVIIQTSEGTASYVGHHNLVAVCRSMADEYGVNVVLHLDHAKDFDEIRKAVDAGYSSIMFDGSALPFKENILGTKRVVDYAKRGGASVEGELGTVGGTEDGVAVAQEDVRYTDPDQAVEFIRETGIDALAVAIGTNHGQYKSKTNISFEQLEKIRDAVKGFPLVIHGGTGVSDEDVKRVIDLGIRKFNVGTDLLVNWNLASRHAYGEHKENTSARNNVLPALDAVAEVVEHRIKLFKNLG is encoded by the coding sequence ATGTACGTAACACTTCGAGAGGTTTTAGCTGAGGCAACAAAGCTCAACATGGCGGTTGGCGCGTTTAATACGCACAACCTTGAGATGCTGCCTGCCATCATAAAAGTTGCTGCTGAGCAAAAAACACCGGTCATCATTCAAACAAGCGAAGGCACGGCGAGCTACGTTGGACATCACAATCTGGTTGCAGTGTGCCGCTCAATGGCAGATGAATACGGTGTCAATGTGGTACTCCATCTTGACCATGCAAAGGATTTTGACGAGATTAGAAAAGCTGTTGATGCAGGATATAGCTCCATTATGTTTGATGGGTCGGCGCTGCCGTTCAAAGAAAATATCCTCGGTACCAAGCGTGTTGTTGATTATGCTAAGCGCGGTGGAGCCTCGGTTGAAGGCGAGCTGGGTACGGTGGGTGGCACCGAGGATGGCGTTGCAGTAGCGCAGGAGGACGTGCGCTACACCGACCCTGACCAGGCGGTTGAGTTTATTCGTGAGACCGGCATTGATGCACTTGCAGTAGCCATCGGAACCAATCATGGTCAGTACAAGTCCAAAACTAATATTTCGTTTGAACAGCTTGAGAAAATTCGCGATGCAGTTAAGGGCTTTCCGCTTGTTATTCATGGTGGCACCGGCGTGTCAGATGAGGATGTAAAACGGGTTATTGACCTTGGTATTCGCAAGTTCAACGTAGGAACTGACTTGCTGGTTAACTGGAATTTAGCATCGAGGCATGCTTATGGCGAGCACAAAGAAAATACCTCTGCACGCAACAATGTGCTCCCTGCGCTTGATGCTGTTGCTGAGGTTGTTGAGCATCGCATTAAGCTTTTTAAGAACTTGGGCTAG
- a CDS encoding PTS sugar transporter subunit IIA, translating into MHILEMLKPENVRIEPGVSTWEDAVRLAVAPLEEGNYVEPRYADEIIRATHELGPYYVLTEDIALIHGRPEDGTIKGQLAVTLLKEPIKFEPDGFDVRLLVALAAEDAHAHLDVMRVLAGIFMDEEKIATLVQMSSTREIFQAFTEGAE; encoded by the coding sequence ATGCACATCTTAGAGATGCTCAAGCCTGAAAATGTTCGTATTGAACCGGGGGTTTCTACCTGGGAAGATGCTGTTCGCTTGGCGGTTGCTCCACTTGAAGAGGGCAACTACGTTGAGCCGCGCTATGCCGATGAGATTATTCGTGCTACCCATGAGTTGGGGCCATATTACGTGCTCACTGAGGATATAGCGCTGATTCACGGTCGGCCTGAGGACGGCACGATTAAAGGTCAACTTGCTGTGACGCTGCTTAAGGAGCCTATCAAGTTTGAGCCAGACGGTTTTGACGTGCGGCTTTTGGTGGCACTTGCAGCCGAGGATGCCCATGCACATCTCGATGTTATGCGCGTGCTTGCGGGCATCTTTATGGACGAAGAAAAGATTGCCACTCTCGTTCAGATGAGCTCAACACGCGAGATTTTTCAGGCATTTACTGAAGGTGCTGAATAG
- a CDS encoding PTS ascorbate transporter subunit IIC, protein MEVLNFIITNILTQASIIIGIVALLGLALQRKSLNDIISGTLKTILGFLVLNAGSSVMQGSLSFFGDMFNSAFGFNGMSAVVASIEGINGQAMTDLGLGSEIAICLAGIFVVNIILARLTPFKYVFLTGQALLWESTLCVVFAYFTGLRGLLLILIASLVGGAFATLMPAFAQPIVRKITESDDIALGHFCTFGYMFTALIAGVTKKLFGSSASESAEELELPSALSFMQDSYLAVMVVMIPFYLIVAAFAGAEAAASYAGKTNYLVFAFLQAMQFVVGLYVLLAGVRLLLAELVPAFQGISMKLVPDAKPALDCPVLFTYAPNSVILGFIFTTIGSLIGMAITGFMGTLVIPGVMSNFFAGGTAGIFGNAVDGRRGVIIGCIFHGIFIMILPALLSPMLAQIGFVNMTCTDVDTVVTGFFFMGVRSVLSLFGVAI, encoded by the coding sequence ATGGAAGTCTTAAATTTCATTATCACAAACATTTTGACACAAGCATCAATCATCATTGGTATTGTTGCTTTGCTAGGTTTGGCGTTGCAGCGCAAGTCGCTCAACGACATTATCTCGGGCACGCTTAAAACTATCTTGGGCTTTTTGGTGCTCAATGCCGGTTCAAGCGTTATGCAGGGCTCGCTGAGCTTCTTTGGCGATATGTTTAACAGCGCATTTGGCTTTAATGGCATGTCGGCGGTGGTGGCTTCAATTGAGGGCATCAACGGACAGGCAATGACCGATTTAGGGCTAGGCTCAGAAATTGCTATCTGCCTTGCGGGTATTTTTGTAGTCAATATTATTCTTGCACGCTTAACACCCTTTAAGTATGTGTTTTTGACTGGTCAGGCGCTGCTTTGGGAGTCAACGCTTTGCGTGGTCTTTGCATACTTTACGGGGCTGCGCGGTTTACTGCTCATTCTAATTGCATCGCTGGTAGGTGGCGCTTTTGCAACGCTCATGCCGGCTTTTGCTCAGCCAATTGTACGCAAGATTACCGAAAGTGATGACATTGCGCTTGGTCACTTCTGCACCTTTGGCTATATGTTTACCGCACTCATTGCTGGTGTAACCAAGAAGCTATTTGGTAGTTCTGCCTCTGAGTCTGCCGAGGAGCTTGAGCTGCCCTCTGCGTTGTCGTTTATGCAGGACAGCTATCTTGCCGTTATGGTTGTCATGATTCCGTTTTATTTGATTGTAGCGGCCTTTGCTGGCGCGGAAGCTGCTGCGTCATATGCTGGTAAAACCAACTATTTGGTATTTGCATTTTTGCAGGCTATGCAGTTTGTTGTAGGTCTGTATGTCTTGTTAGCAGGTGTTCGTCTGTTGTTGGCTGAGCTCGTTCCGGCATTCCAAGGCATCTCTATGAAGCTGGTACCCGACGCAAAGCCAGCGCTTGATTGCCCGGTACTGTTTACTTATGCGCCTAACTCCGTCATTTTGGGCTTCATTTTTACCACGATTGGCTCTTTGATAGGCATGGCTATCACCGGCTTTATGGGCACCCTAGTTATTCCAGGCGTTATGTCTAACTTCTTTGCAGGCGGCACGGCAGGTATCTTTGGCAATGCGGTTGACGGTCGTCGCGGTGTTATTATTGGCTGCATTTTCCACGGCATTTTTATCATGATTTTGCCTGCGCTGCTTTCACCCATGTTGGCACAAATTGGTTTTGTCAACATGACCTGCACCGATGTTGACACAGTGGTTACGGGCTTCTTCTTTATGGGAGTTCGTTCGGTTCTGTCTTTGTTTGGTGTGGCAATTTAG
- a CDS encoding PTS lactose/cellobiose transporter subunit IIA has product MASKEDILSVAFEIVAYAGEAQSDLIEALDKARSGDFEQAHKLHSQAEQALIGAHHVQTKLLSQEADGADMNVSFLMVHAQDTLMTAMMLEKQTVFMIDAYERLARLEEQLG; this is encoded by the coding sequence ATGGCATCAAAAGAAGATATTCTAAGCGTTGCGTTTGAGATAGTTGCCTATGCAGGTGAGGCGCAAAGTGATTTGATTGAGGCGCTGGACAAGGCACGCTCAGGAGATTTTGAGCAGGCGCACAAGTTGCACAGCCAAGCCGAACAGGCGCTCATAGGTGCTCATCATGTACAAACAAAGCTCTTATCGCAGGAGGCGGACGGTGCCGATATGAACGTGAGCTTTTTGATGGTTCACGCGCAAGATACCTTGATGACTGCCATGATGTTGGAAAAGCAGACGGTCTTTATGATTGATGCCTATGAGCGGCTCGCACGCCTTGAGGAGCAGCTGGGGTAG
- a CDS encoding PTS sugar transporter subunit IIB has translation MVRVLCVCGNGLGSSFAAQMAIESVLKKLGVACKCDHDGVSSVAGTARNFDMIVAAENFQTQIENAKTGLPCVFLHRLVDKKEIEEKLTPVLREMGVL, from the coding sequence ATGGTACGGGTTCTTTGTGTGTGCGGTAATGGTTTAGGGAGTAGCTTTGCCGCTCAAATGGCAATCGAGAGTGTTCTTAAAAAGCTCGGCGTTGCCTGTAAGTGCGATCATGATGGCGTTTCAAGTGTTGCTGGTACTGCTCGCAATTTTGACATGATTGTTGCTGCCGAAAACTTTCAAACACAAATTGAAAACGCCAAAACGGGATTGCCGTGCGTGTTTTTGCATCGCCTTGTTGATAAGAAAGAGATTGAAGAGAAGTTGACACCCGTTCTGAGGGAAATGGGTGTTTTGTAA
- a CDS encoding aldo/keto reductase yields the protein MEGSKMQYTKLGLSNLVVSRICLGCMGFGDPAAGQHTWTIGEDETRTIVQRALDAGINFFDTAIAYQSGTSEAYLGRALNAIAQRDDVVVATKFLPRTASEIAEGVSGQQHIINSIDASLSHLGMDYVDLYIYHMWDYNTPLKDVMEGLAQVVAAGKARYIGIANVYAWQLEKANALAEREGFPKFVSVQNHMNLIFREDERETLPCCTEEQIALTPYSALASGRLSRRLGETSKRLKEDSYAQLKYDATAEADARVIARVAEVADARGVSMTEIALAWLLAKVAAPIVGATKLHHVDGAVSAVDINLSKEEVSYLEELYVPHALVGVMAQNKPADSGKEHVWFSNAKYLQNEDKN from the coding sequence ATGGAAGGCTCTAAAATGCAGTACACCAAACTTGGTTTATCAAATTTAGTGGTATCGCGTATTTGTTTGGGCTGCATGGGTTTTGGTGACCCTGCGGCTGGCCAACACACCTGGACTATTGGCGAGGACGAGACGCGCACGATTGTGCAGCGAGCCCTTGATGCCGGCATTAACTTTTTTGATACGGCTATTGCCTACCAAAGCGGCACATCAGAAGCTTATCTGGGGCGTGCATTAAACGCTATCGCACAGCGCGATGACGTAGTGGTAGCTACAAAGTTTTTGCCGCGCACAGCATCTGAGATTGCAGAGGGTGTGAGCGGGCAGCAGCATATCATCAACAGCATTGACGCAAGCTTGTCGCATCTGGGCATGGACTATGTTGACCTGTATATCTATCACATGTGGGATTACAATACGCCGCTCAAAGACGTGATGGAAGGTTTAGCTCAGGTGGTTGCGGCTGGTAAGGCTCGCTATATTGGCATTGCAAATGTGTATGCGTGGCAGCTTGAAAAAGCGAATGCGCTTGCGGAGCGAGAGGGATTTCCTAAGTTTGTAAGCGTGCAAAACCATATGAACCTGATATTTCGTGAAGATGAGCGCGAAACCTTGCCGTGCTGCACAGAGGAGCAGATAGCGTTGACTCCTTATAGTGCACTTGCAAGCGGTCGTTTATCACGCCGCCTTGGAGAGACGAGCAAGCGATTAAAAGAGGATAGCTATGCTCAGCTTAAATACGATGCTACTGCCGAGGCTGATGCGCGAGTAATTGCCCGTGTAGCTGAGGTGGCTGATGCCCGCGGTGTTTCAATGACTGAGATTGCGCTTGCATGGCTGCTTGCAAAAGTTGCAGCGCCCATAGTTGGAGCTACTAAACTGCATCACGTTGACGGGGCTGTTTCTGCAGTTGATATAAACCTATCAAAGGAAGAAGTTTCTTATCTTGAAGAACTGTATGTTCCGCATGCTCTTGTAGGGGTCATGGCGCAAAATAAGCCTGCTGATTCTGGTAAAGAACACGTATGGTTCTCAAATGCAAAATATCTGCAAAACGAGGACAAAAACTAG
- the rlmKL gene encoding bifunctional 23S rRNA (guanine(2069)-N(7))-methyltransferase RlmK/23S rRNA (guanine(2445)-N(2))-methyltransferase RlmL, which produces MSATFPASPAHTQHATDFFELYASCPQGFEAALARELKFLHMHRVRPLKGRVTFSGTVEDAMRTCQNTRLASRVYVVLGRFDAVTADELYAGSYALTWEDILTPGSSLAISVQGVTRELRNTQFIAQKVKDALCDRLIDTTGQRPDIELANPDARVHVAVKVGRVSISLDLAGQPLFKRLSKHCLSAAGELSLLRSDYAAFVLAQLGWLDSALDKRDHASCLGTLVDLSPSAGIALEAACTATQTNMHASRTKWGYDAWQAASNLATSSGAGTLAKLSADMPNAEAKQSPQPQQDPLRIFASVDDTHRQTVQRICAAAGVQKDIHIVNAQFDAILKHINAPERKADLEQRNHQAPYSQQVLYLAADMRDVPFAQAHQSLQLIQQLFETSTREVHLALLSRDTMPERIFSHAHQHIELMLQNEPISLYCYTKTAQRVSAHHHELTSKTLGNLPDGSPVNRVPATAHNVKANQTPIAQKAHHADNEFEPALLIPESIQFANRLKKNLRHLRKWARREHVNCYRVYDADLPDYAAAIDLYEGSATTPGRWLVLAEYAPPKSVDPAKAQARLLDMLTLAPQILEVDASCVYARARTRSRGGSQYGRQKGYSAQQSIHPIIEEGGLSFELNFDDYLDTGIFLDHRLTRNLVRSLARERKSRYFLNLFAYTGTASCYAADGGVQETVTVDLSNTYLDWAERNMAANGFTGSEHYYVRDDVLGWLQGQIRRNNQWDLIFCDPPTFSNSSKMGQRSWDVQRDHVELLSAIQQILMPSGVAVFSCNLRNFKPAWDELAALGLKLTDISAQTIPPDFARNQKIHHCYLVEHV; this is translated from the coding sequence ATGTCCGCAACGTTTCCCGCATCTCCCGCTCATACACAGCACGCGACAGACTTTTTTGAGCTATATGCCAGCTGTCCTCAAGGCTTTGAGGCTGCGCTTGCCCGAGAGTTAAAGTTCCTTCATATGCATCGCGTGCGCCCGCTCAAGGGCCGCGTAACGTTTTCGGGCACCGTTGAAGATGCTATGCGCACTTGCCAGAACACGCGCCTTGCCAGCCGTGTATATGTAGTGCTCGGTCGCTTTGATGCAGTTACCGCAGATGAGCTCTACGCCGGAAGTTATGCCTTGACTTGGGAAGATATTCTTACGCCCGGCTCATCACTTGCCATTTCTGTGCAAGGTGTTACAAGAGAGCTCCGCAATACGCAGTTTATTGCACAGAAGGTTAAAGATGCGCTTTGCGACCGCCTCATCGATACCACAGGTCAGCGCCCTGATATTGAGTTAGCAAATCCCGATGCGCGAGTGCATGTTGCTGTTAAGGTAGGCCGCGTAAGCATCAGCCTTGACCTTGCTGGTCAACCTCTCTTTAAGCGTTTATCAAAGCATTGCTTATCTGCCGCTGGTGAACTCTCGCTGCTACGCTCTGATTATGCAGCTTTTGTTTTGGCGCAGCTGGGGTGGCTGGACAGTGCGTTAGATAAACGTGACCATGCAAGTTGCTTGGGCACTTTGGTTGATTTGTCACCGAGCGCAGGTATTGCGCTTGAAGCGGCGTGTACTGCTACCCAAACAAACATGCATGCCTCACGTACAAAATGGGGCTATGACGCTTGGCAAGCGGCGTCAAACCTTGCAACAAGCTCAGGGGCTGGCACTTTGGCAAAACTGAGTGCTGATATGCCAAACGCCGAGGCTAAGCAATCACCTCAACCCCAACAGGACCCTCTCCGCATTTTTGCCTCGGTCGATGATACACATCGCCAAACAGTGCAAAGAATTTGCGCAGCGGCAGGGGTTCAGAAAGATATTCATATTGTTAACGCACAGTTTGATGCCATCTTAAAGCATATAAACGCTCCAGAGCGTAAAGCAGATTTAGAACAGCGTAACCATCAAGCGCCATACAGCCAACAAGTCCTGTATCTTGCTGCTGATATGCGCGATGTCCCCTTTGCTCAGGCGCATCAAAGCTTGCAACTTATACAGCAGTTGTTTGAAACATCCACCCGTGAAGTTCATCTCGCTTTGCTATCGCGCGATACAATGCCTGAGCGTATCTTTTCCCATGCTCATCAGCATATTGAGCTGATGCTCCAAAACGAGCCAATAAGCTTATATTGCTACACCAAAACGGCTCAACGCGTTTCTGCCCATCATCACGAGCTGACATCTAAAACGCTTGGGAACCTGCCTGATGGCTCGCCTGTTAACCGCGTGCCTGCTACTGCACATAACGTTAAAGCAAACCAAACGCCTATCGCGCAAAAGGCACATCACGCTGACAACGAGTTTGAACCGGCTTTGCTTATTCCAGAATCAATCCAGTTTGCCAACCGCCTTAAGAAAAACCTGCGTCATCTGCGCAAATGGGCTCGTCGCGAGCACGTTAATTGCTACCGCGTGTATGACGCCGACCTGCCCGATTATGCGGCTGCCATTGATTTGTACGAAGGGAGTGCGACAACGCCTGGGCGTTGGTTGGTGCTTGCAGAATACGCTCCGCCTAAATCGGTTGACCCTGCCAAGGCGCAAGCACGTTTGCTCGATATGCTCACCCTCGCACCTCAAATTCTTGAAGTTGATGCGTCTTGTGTCTATGCGCGAGCACGTACTCGTTCACGTGGAGGCTCGCAATATGGCCGACAAAAGGGCTATTCTGCGCAGCAAAGTATTCACCCTATTATTGAAGAGGGTGGTTTGAGTTTTGAACTTAACTTTGATGACTACCTCGATACTGGAATTTTTCTTGACCACCGTTTGACGCGCAATCTGGTACGCAGCCTTGCACGTGAGCGCAAGTCACGCTATTTCCTCAACTTGTTTGCCTATACGGGCACCGCAAGTTGCTACGCGGCTGATGGTGGCGTGCAAGAAACGGTAACGGTTGATTTATCAAATACCTACCTCGATTGGGCTGAGCGCAATATGGCTGCAAACGGTTTTACCGGCAGCGAGCACTACTATGTACGTGATGACGTACTAGGCTGGTTGCAAGGTCAAATACGGCGAAACAATCAGTGGGATTTGATTTTCTGTGACCCGCCGACCTTTTCTAACTCAAGCAAAATGGGACAACGAAGCTGGGATGTCCAGCGCGACCATGTAGAGCTACTGAGCGCTATTCAACAGATTCTTATGCCTAGTGGCGTGGCAGTGTTTTCCTGCAATTTGCGCAACTTTAAGCCGGCGTGGGACGAGCTTGCTGCACTTGGCTTAAAGCTAACCGACATCAGCGCTCAAACCATTCCGCCTGACTTTGCTCGCAATCAAAAGATTCACCACTGCTACTTGGTGGAGCACGTATAG
- a CDS encoding helix-turn-helix domain-containing protein, with protein sequence MLSTNIQARRKAQGLSQDELAMKVHVVRQTVSKWERGLSIPDAEMLIALADALKTSVSELLGAPIDETEASSLVALSEKLEIINLQLARNQETRRRNTQYLFIAICVLTLIGLICFALLESSYLTWDYRDAETAVAGTFLHGFEWLFVRIAPFALIGSIVGIVMTRSRKS encoded by the coding sequence ATGCTAAGCACCAACATACAGGCACGCAGAAAAGCTCAAGGTCTGTCTCAAGACGAACTTGCCATGAAGGTTCACGTTGTACGACAAACCGTTTCTAAATGGGAACGCGGTCTATCAATCCCTGACGCAGAAATGCTTATTGCTCTAGCCGATGCCCTTAAAACATCAGTAAGCGAGTTGTTGGGGGCACCAATTGACGAAACAGAGGCATCTAGCTTGGTAGCTTTATCTGAGAAGCTTGAGATAATCAATTTGCAGCTTGCTCGCAATCAGGAGACCCGAAGAAGAAACACTCAATACCTTTTTATAGCTATATGTGTGCTCACCCTTATTGGGTTAATATGCTTTGCACTGCTTGAAAGCTCCTATCTCACATGGGACTATCGTGACGCAGAAACTGCTGTTGCTGGGACATTTTTGCACGGATTTGAGTGGCTCTTTGTACGCATTGCACCCTTTGCCCTCATCGGCTCAATTGTGGGTATCGTTATGACACGCAGCCGAAAATCCTAA